From the Nitrospira sp. CR1.1 genome, one window contains:
- a CDS encoding HlyD family efflux transporter periplasmic adaptor subunit — translation MYWYTHDRFWVRTDNAYVTGNLVPVAAQASGIVTQVLAEETQFVNRGDLLIRLDEHQAYAALGRARGRLGEEVRRIAALFINRKQLAEKLRSRTARLELAEHDMARYQRASPSGAISKQILQNTADKIASLEAEVRETQAELDSLDAQIGGTTVMAHPSVDLAKHQLIEAHLEYARQQIRAPISGYVAKRKAQVGDRVQPGASLMTIVPLDHLWVEANLRETELQHVRPGQPALVSVSLYGSKQTFHGTVEGLVPGSGSAFALLPPDNSTGNFIHIVERVPVRIALPADELREHPIRPGLSTVTSINISESGQSVWTSLATPSTAEYETDVYADELPMAESMAEEVMATNLVVNESGEGIDSLLEEEGAIERVIPRKAMERAPSEGRVSPKFDRSRERDDRRPSSFVPRRSPDLGATAFPLTPSVGPDSKSLGPEAGRRPSQLKSEFGADEGRRASGIGRH, via the coding sequence ATGTACTGGTACACCCACGATCGGTTTTGGGTTCGGACCGACAATGCCTATGTCACCGGCAACCTGGTGCCGGTCGCAGCGCAAGCGTCCGGAATCGTCACGCAGGTTCTGGCCGAGGAAACACAATTTGTGAATCGCGGCGACTTGCTCATTCGGTTGGATGAACATCAAGCCTATGCCGCATTGGGAAGGGCCCGTGGACGGTTGGGCGAAGAGGTCCGGCGGATCGCCGCGCTGTTCATCAACCGGAAACAACTGGCGGAGAAATTGCGATCGCGCACCGCCCGTTTGGAGTTGGCTGAGCACGACATGGCGCGATATCAGCGGGCTTCTCCGAGCGGCGCCATCTCCAAACAAATCTTGCAGAATACGGCGGACAAAATCGCGAGTCTTGAAGCGGAGGTGCGGGAAACGCAGGCGGAGCTCGACTCGCTCGATGCGCAGATCGGGGGGACGACCGTGATGGCCCATCCGTCCGTCGACCTGGCGAAACATCAATTGATCGAAGCGCATCTGGAATATGCGCGTCAACAGATTCGCGCTCCCATATCGGGCTATGTCGCCAAACGAAAAGCTCAGGTGGGCGATCGCGTACAGCCCGGCGCCTCGCTCATGACGATTGTTCCGCTGGATCATCTGTGGGTTGAGGCCAATCTGCGTGAAACGGAACTGCAGCATGTGCGCCCGGGGCAGCCGGCTTTGGTGAGCGTCAGTCTCTACGGGTCCAAGCAAACGTTTCACGGCACCGTCGAAGGTCTCGTCCCGGGCAGCGGAAGCGCGTTCGCCTTGCTTCCACCGGACAACTCCACAGGAAACTTCATTCACATCGTCGAACGGGTGCCGGTGCGGATCGCGCTGCCGGCTGATGAGCTCCGGGAGCATCCGATCAGGCCCGGACTCTCGACCGTGACAAGTATTAACATCAGCGAGTCTGGGCAATCCGTCTGGACGTCGCTCGCCACACCGTCCACGGCCGAATATGAGACGGACGTGTATGCCGATGAGCTTCCCATGGCGGAGTCCATGGCGGAAGAAGTGATGGCGACCAATCTGGTGGTCAATGAGTCCGGGGAAGGCATCGATTCACTTCTCGAAGAAGAGGGGGCCATCGAGCGGGTGATTCCCCGGAAGGCCATGGAGAGGGCGCCGAGCGAAGGGAGGGTGTCTCCCAAGTTTGATCGGTCTCGCGAGCGGGATGACCGGCGTCCGAGTTCGTTTGTGCCGCGGCGGAGTCCTGATCTGGGGGCCACCGCCTTCCCTCTTACACCTTCGGTCGGTCCCGATTCCAAATCATTGGGGCCTGAAGCGGGACGTCGTCCGTCGCAGCTGAAATCCGAGTTTGGCGCGGATGAGGGGCGGCGCGCATCGGGTATTGGCCGGCATTAG
- a CDS encoding GAF domain-containing protein has translation MQNVTLNYRTLLSVTNVLNSQRNRQSLFRAITDQLTKVVRWERAGITVYDLHSDAFRFYAVETNLPKVVLRSDAMIPRAQSAVGWVYDHHRVHVRPYLREERLFIEDESYAQEGLGRMINLPMVVQEACLGTLNIGSVEAGHPDPDDVDFLQQVATQIGFAIAHVNAYEEINRLREQLARENVYLNEELKATQDYGMVAGRSRAFEAALTLARQAAPTTATVMVTGETGTGKEVLARTIHERSLRRDRAFVRLNCAALPAGLIESELFGHERGAFTGADHQRIGRFELADGGTLFLDEIGEMPLDAQAKLLRVLQDGLVDRVGSAKPIPVDVRVIAATNANLDKAIQQGRFRSDLYYRLNVFPIHMPPLRERPEDIPILARHFLRFHARRLKRSCEDFDAPSMERLVHYAWPGNVRELENLVERGLILCHDRWLRIDPAMMNLPAAPESSPRRTLVDEERRHILQALTLLDWRIEGPGGAAEQLGLAPSTLRSRLKKLGIRRPSRN, from the coding sequence GTGCAGAACGTGACGCTCAACTATCGCACTCTCTTGTCGGTCACGAATGTGCTGAACTCCCAGCGAAACCGGCAGAGCCTGTTCCGCGCCATCACGGACCAGTTAACGAAAGTGGTTCGCTGGGAACGGGCAGGAATCACGGTTTACGATCTGCACTCGGACGCCTTCCGGTTTTACGCCGTGGAGACGAATCTGCCCAAAGTCGTGCTGCGAAGTGATGCGATGATTCCGCGCGCACAGAGTGCGGTGGGGTGGGTCTATGATCATCATCGGGTGCACGTGCGGCCCTATCTCCGAGAGGAGCGGCTTTTCATCGAGGATGAAAGTTATGCCCAGGAAGGGCTAGGGCGGATGATCAACCTTCCCATGGTCGTGCAGGAAGCCTGCCTTGGCACCTTGAATATCGGGAGCGTCGAGGCCGGCCATCCCGATCCGGACGATGTGGATTTTCTCCAACAGGTGGCGACCCAGATCGGCTTTGCGATTGCCCACGTCAATGCCTATGAGGAGATTAATCGTCTACGGGAACAACTTGCGCGGGAAAATGTGTACCTGAATGAAGAGCTCAAAGCGACCCAGGATTATGGCATGGTCGCGGGCCGGAGCCGGGCCTTCGAAGCGGCGCTGACGCTGGCGCGGCAGGCGGCCCCGACAACGGCGACAGTGATGGTGACCGGGGAAACCGGAACGGGCAAGGAGGTCCTGGCGCGAACCATTCACGAGAGAAGCCTGCGGCGCGATCGGGCGTTTGTCCGGCTGAACTGCGCCGCCCTCCCGGCCGGATTGATTGAAAGCGAATTATTCGGCCATGAACGCGGCGCGTTTACCGGCGCGGATCACCAGCGTATCGGCCGATTTGAACTGGCCGACGGCGGTACGTTGTTCCTTGATGAGATCGGCGAAATGCCCCTCGACGCGCAGGCGAAGCTGTTGCGTGTCTTGCAAGACGGGCTGGTGGATCGAGTCGGCAGCGCGAAACCCATTCCGGTCGATGTGCGGGTGATCGCGGCGACGAACGCCAATTTGGACAAGGCGATTCAGCAGGGACGATTCCGTAGCGATCTGTACTATCGGCTGAATGTGTTTCCCATTCATATGCCGCCGCTCAGAGAACGCCCGGAAGACATCCCGATCCTCGCCCGGCATTTTCTCCGGTTTCATGCCCGGCGCCTCAAACGATCGTGCGAAGATTTCGACGCGCCATCGATGGAGCGTCTGGTGCACTATGCCTGGCCGGGAAATGTACGGGAACTCGAAAACCTCGTGGAGCGGGGATTGATCCTCTGCCACGATCGCTGGTTGCGCATCGACCCGGCCATGATGAATCTGCCCGCCGCCCCCGAATCGAGTCCGCGCCGGACGTTGGTGGACGAAGAGCGCCGCCATATTCTTCAGGCCCTGACCCTGCTTGATTGGCGAATCGAAGGGCCCGGCGGCGCGGCTGAACAGTTGGGTCTTGCGCCAAGTACGCTCCGCAGTCGATTGAAGAAGCTCGGCATTCGTCGGCCCTCCCGCAACTAG